The following proteins are co-located in the Bacteroidota bacterium genome:
- a CDS encoding Crp/Fnr family transcriptional regulator: protein MSKSIFSNIEKADMIELDSKKITTLYKKGQKIYHLGQTPIGVYCLSNGIIKLSKLGENGKEQIVRFAKAGELLGIRAMMADKKYMTTSTAIEDSLVCFVGKRAFFKLCLKYPYISQKIMKSLSYLLGEAEDKMTSMAQKSVRERLAQNLLMLSCLFKTGSTDCEDPSNGIISLSREDIANIVGTATETVIRILSDFKEENLIEIKGRKIIIHNADGLRRIIKTHL from the coding sequence ATGTCGAAATCAATTTTCTCTAACATTGAGAAAGCTGACATGATTGAATTGGATTCAAAAAAAATCACCACACTTTATAAAAAGGGTCAGAAAATTTATCATTTGGGACAGACTCCAATAGGTGTTTACTGTTTAAGTAATGGGATTATAAAACTTTCAAAACTAGGCGAAAATGGGAAAGAGCAAATTGTAAGATTTGCAAAAGCAGGTGAATTGCTTGGTATCAGGGCGATGATGGCTGATAAAAAATACATGACAACATCCACAGCAATAGAAGACTCGCTGGTATGTTTTGTTGGTAAGAGGGCATTTTTTAAGCTATGTCTGAAGTATCCTTATATTTCGCAGAAAATCATGAAAAGCCTAAGTTATCTTTTAGGAGAAGCTGAAGATAAGATGACCTCTATGGCACAAAAATCTGTGAGGGAGCGATTAGCGCAAAACTTATTGATGTTGAGCTGTCTTTTTAAAACAGGGAGTACGGATTGTGAGGATCCTAGCAATGGAATAATTAGCTTATCAAGGGAAGATATTGCAAATATTGTTGGAACTGCCACCGAAACCGTCATTCGGATATTATCGGATTTTAAAGAAGAAAATTTAATCGAAATAAAAGGCCGGAAAATAATAATACACAACGCTGATGGTCTCCGAAGGATCATTAAAACTCATCTCTAA
- a CDS encoding MFS transporter has protein sequence MHKEISGIGQKKFQTGKVISISFAHLVHDVYSSFLAPLLPLLIEKLGISYSMAGLLSIFQQFGSLMSPIIGIVADRAPVRYFIIATPFITSVIMSLIGVAPNYTVIAILLFVMGLSAVFFHVPAPALIRGVSGNRIGKGMSFYMIGGEIAAAIGPLIIIGAVSLWGLEGTYKLIPFSFAASIIIYLKLRKIDRVKRLDYLNMNGTGIKKTFVKLLPIFIILFGFSFFSQCMKSALTSFLPVYLTNIKAESLWFAGISLSILQIAGVFGTLFGGSISDRIGRKKMLLISSISAPLFMILFVYTSGISMIVLLLLSGFAMFISNPVLLAYVQEIDPDHSSFVNGIYITLSFGSGAMTVLLIGLMSDWIGMDLTFKIFAFLALLTIPFVVMLPDTKGNEL, from the coding sequence TTGCACAAAGAAATTTCAGGAATCGGTCAAAAAAAATTCCAAACAGGTAAAGTCATTTCAATTTCATTTGCCCACTTGGTTCATGATGTTTACTCATCATTCCTTGCTCCACTTTTGCCCCTTTTGATAGAGAAGCTTGGGATTTCCTATTCAATGGCAGGTTTGCTTAGTATCTTTCAACAATTTGGTTCTTTAATGAGTCCAATCATTGGGATAGTCGCAGATAGAGCACCTGTAAGGTATTTTATAATTGCTACTCCTTTTATCACCAGCGTAATAATGAGTTTGATTGGAGTCGCGCCAAACTATACTGTCATAGCAATCCTTTTGTTTGTGATGGGTTTAAGTGCTGTCTTTTTTCATGTGCCGGCACCGGCTTTGATAAGAGGTGTTTCAGGAAATAGAATCGGGAAAGGAATGAGTTTTTATATGATTGGTGGAGAAATAGCCGCAGCTATTGGTCCATTAATTATAATTGGAGCCGTTTCACTTTGGGGTCTCGAAGGAACTTACAAACTAATACCTTTTTCATTTGCCGCTTCAATTATTATTTATTTAAAGCTTAGGAAAATAGATAGGGTCAAACGCTTAGATTATCTTAATATGAATGGAACCGGTATTAAAAAAACATTTGTTAAACTTTTACCAATATTTATCATTCTATTTGGCTTTTCCTTTTTCAGCCAATGCATGAAATCAGCACTAACGAGTTTTCTTCCTGTTTATCTGACCAATATAAAAGCAGAAAGCTTATGGTTTGCCGGAATTTCCCTTTCTATACTTCAAATTGCTGGAGTTTTTGGTACGCTCTTCGGAGGTTCAATTTCTGATCGTATTGGAAGAAAAAAAATGTTGTTAATTTCTTCAATCTCAGCACCTTTATTTATGATCCTATTTGTTTACACTTCAGGGATCAGCATGATTGTGCTATTACTGTTGAGCGGTTTTGCCATGTTTATCTCAAATCCTGTGTTATTAGCCTATGTACAAGAAATTGATCCCGACCATTCATCATTTGTCAATGGTATTTATATAACCCTCAGTTTTGGGAGTGGTGCAATGACAGTATTACTAATCGGACTTATGAGTGATTGGATTGGTATGGATCTGACATTTAAAATTTTTGCTTTCCTGGCCTTACTCACTATTCCTTTTGTTGTAATGCTACCAGACACTAAGGGAAATGAGTTATGA
- a CDS encoding threonyl-tRNA synthetase editing domain-containing protein, which produces MKLLMIYCTEFGYTPRIKTLDEADILTDTKIFKEVLVAFIQAEGGDEADLVGAETKLVKNLKWAAKKNDTKNVLLHSFAHLSESKAGPEFTKELFDKTEARMKNVDYECDQTAFGYFMDLNVQAPGYSQARIFKSF; this is translated from the coding sequence ATGAAGTTATTGATGATATACTGCACCGAATTCGGATATACCCCTAGGATAAAAACACTTGACGAAGCTGATATTCTCACTGATACCAAAATATTCAAAGAAGTATTAGTGGCATTCATCCAGGCTGAAGGGGGTGATGAGGCTGATTTAGTTGGTGCTGAAACCAAATTGGTTAAAAACCTGAAATGGGCTGCCAAGAAAAACGATACCAAAAATGTACTGCTTCATTCATTTGCTCATTTATCCGAAAGTAAAGCCGGTCCGGAGTTTACTAAAGAATTGTTTGATAAAACAGAGGCCCGAATGAAAAATGTGGATTATGAATGCGACCAAACTGCCTTCGGTTATTTTATGGATTTAAACGTACAAGCACCGGGTTATTCTCAGGCAAGGATATTTAAAAGTTTTTAA
- a CDS encoding replication-associated recombination protein A, giving the protein MTNTKPLAETLRPSNLDEYIGQEHLIGKNAILRQAIEGNTIPSMILWGPPGVGKTTLAYIISQSLSRPFYTLSAISSGVKDVRNVIDIAKTGNQAILFIDEIHRFSKSQQDSLLGAVEKGIVTLIGATTENPSFEVISPLLSRCQVYILKPLEKEHLDTLVKRAVQYYLIEKKIEIKVEEHEALYRISGGDARKLYNAIELIVSTENKAKVIITNKSALHIIQQNLAIYDKQGEMHYDIISAFIKSMRGSDPNAAVYWLARMVEAGEDPRFIARRMLILAAEDIGNANPNALLLANTCFDAINKIGWPEGRIILSQTAVYLATSPKSNSTYLAIKDAEQLIRKTGDLAVPLALRNAPTKLMKDLGYAKDYQYAHQFDGNFVEHEFLPDKIQGTKLYDPGNNPHELKTRSWLKSLWKKKYGY; this is encoded by the coding sequence ATGACAAATACAAAACCCCTTGCCGAAACATTACGTCCATCAAATCTGGATGAATATATCGGACAAGAACATCTCATTGGGAAAAATGCCATCCTTCGTCAGGCTATCGAAGGCAATACCATTCCATCTATGATTTTATGGGGTCCTCCGGGTGTTGGAAAAACAACATTAGCCTATATCATTTCTCAGAGCTTAAGTCGACCATTTTATACTTTAAGTGCGATTAGTTCGGGTGTAAAAGATGTACGGAATGTAATTGATATCGCGAAAACCGGAAATCAGGCTATTTTATTTATTGATGAAATTCATCGCTTTAGCAAATCACAGCAGGATTCGCTCCTGGGTGCCGTTGAAAAAGGGATTGTTACTCTAATTGGTGCAACCACCGAAAATCCATCTTTTGAAGTGATATCCCCTCTTCTATCCCGATGTCAGGTTTATATTCTAAAACCGCTCGAAAAAGAGCATCTTGATACGCTGGTTAAAAGAGCAGTTCAGTATTATCTGATCGAAAAGAAGATTGAGATAAAGGTTGAGGAACACGAAGCACTTTACAGGATTTCGGGAGGTGATGCACGTAAACTTTACAACGCAATCGAATTGATCGTCAGCACTGAAAACAAGGCAAAAGTCATTATCACTAACAAAAGCGCTTTACACATTATCCAACAAAACCTAGCGATTTACGATAAGCAGGGCGAGATGCATTACGATATTATTTCCGCCTTTATTAAATCGATGCGGGGCAGCGATCCAAATGCAGCTGTTTACTGGCTTGCACGTATGGTTGAAGCAGGTGAAGACCCAAGATTTATTGCCCGTCGGATGTTGATTTTAGCCGCTGAAGATATTGGGAATGCGAACCCAAATGCACTTTTGCTCGCCAATACCTGTTTTGATGCCATTAATAAAATTGGCTGGCCCGAAGGCAGGATCATTTTATCGCAAACTGCCGTTTATCTTGCAACCTCCCCAAAAAGCAATTCTACTTACCTTGCTATTAAAGATGCAGAACAATTAATCAGAAAAACAGGTGACTTGGCGGTTCCTCTTGCGCTCCGTAATGCTCCGACCAAATTGATGAAGGACCTTGGTTATGCAAAGGATTATCAATATGCCCATCAATTTGACGGGAATTTTGTTGAACATGAATTTCTTCCTGACAAGATTCAAGGAACCAAATTATATGATCCCGGTAATAATCCTCATGAGTTGAAGACACGCTCATGGCTTAAAAGTCTCTGGAAAAAGAAATACGGATATTGA
- a CDS encoding PQQ-binding-like beta-propeller repeat protein, translating into MGRILWHNSQRASIQLILFFLLLNPFFAGAQDWPSWRGPNRNGITEDKNWAYQTLTDKPKILWQRNVGKGYSSVTVVGDYLYTMGNNGQVNKVLCINTHSGEGVWSFEFESADRYHYGSLSTPVYDNNYIYISERNGQVYCLDAKTGKQIWYVNIIDEFKAEKPKYGFSGSPVIENDLVILNAGGQGIALNKRNGKKVWGSGTGKAGYATPVIYEYKGEKCAMIFSHRCLNAVKISNGELLWSFPWVFSDGADSPDPVVVGNRVFISTAYRNGATMIDFEDNKPVQKWFKKEIQNEFGSTIYADSYLYVPHGDTRDRTAYLKCVDFNTGEEKWSRDTGHCSIIYIDNKFIILNQWGEITIMEADENGYRDLAHAKIVETSDEIRCWTAPVLTNGKLYVRTSLGELVCVDVSKLDIKKN; encoded by the coding sequence ATGGGCAGAATTTTATGGCATAACAGCCAAAGGGCATCTATTCAATTAATACTCTTTTTTTTATTGCTAAATCCATTTTTTGCCGGTGCACAGGACTGGCCCAGTTGGAGAGGGCCTAATCGAAATGGAATAACTGAAGATAAAAATTGGGCCTATCAAACGCTAACAGATAAACCGAAAATATTATGGCAAAGAAATGTCGGAAAGGGCTATTCGTCGGTTACGGTGGTTGGGGATTATTTATACACAATGGGTAATAATGGTCAGGTAAATAAAGTTCTTTGTATAAATACCCATTCAGGAGAAGGAGTCTGGAGCTTTGAATTTGAAAGTGCAGATCGGTACCACTATGGTTCTTTATCGACCCCTGTTTATGACAACAATTATATTTATATTTCTGAAAGAAACGGGCAAGTTTATTGTCTTGATGCAAAAACCGGCAAACAGATTTGGTATGTAAATATTATAGATGAATTTAAGGCTGAAAAGCCGAAATATGGATTTAGCGGCAGTCCTGTAATAGAAAATGATTTGGTCATTCTAAATGCTGGTGGGCAAGGTATTGCACTTAATAAACGTAATGGTAAAAAAGTTTGGGGGAGCGGCACAGGTAAAGCAGGTTATGCAACTCCGGTCATTTATGAGTATAAAGGCGAAAAATGCGCTATGATCTTTAGTCATCGATGCCTTAATGCAGTAAAAATTAGCAACGGAGAATTATTATGGTCATTTCCTTGGGTATTTAGTGATGGTGCCGATTCGCCCGATCCTGTTGTGGTGGGGAACCGAGTGTTTATTTCAACAGCTTATCGCAATGGAGCTACAATGATAGATTTTGAGGATAATAAACCTGTACAGAAATGGTTTAAAAAAGAAATCCAAAATGAATTTGGTAGTACCATTTACGCTGATTCTTATTTATATGTACCTCATGGGGATACACGTGATCGGACAGCTTACTTAAAGTGTGTTGATTTTAATACAGGGGAAGAGAAGTGGAGCAGGGATACCGGCCACTGTTCAATAATTTATATTGACAACAAATTTATAATCCTCAACCAATGGGGCGAGATTACAATTATGGAAGCTGACGAGAATGGATACAGGGATTTAGCACATGCTAAAATTGTCGAAACTTCGGATGAAATCAGATGCTGGACGGCTCCGGTTCTCACAAATGGCAAACTCTATGTGCGAACAAGTCTGGGCGAGCTTGTATGTGTTGATGTTTCTAAATTGGATATCAAAAAAAACTAA
- a CDS encoding ABC transporter permease encodes MLKYYLKITGRNIIRTKGFFIINILGLSIGIACAIFIYLYVYQEFSYDKYYPDYQRIYRVISKIQTNTLTYERIAASPPLAKVLREDFPQVEKAIRFSRGQMKTPVRFNDSKVNIDRPLRVDQDFFELFPQKIVKGLTKDQVTRPSTAVITENLAKILFGNIDPIGKVIINDTLKYEVTAVIEDWPDNSHMNPDLICSWHPSPFINTDMLWMDEGWGGQSMTYIKLREGTDVSAFAETLKPLEAKYNVDPQDREGMKRIVYHYLQPLKDIHLQSHDEFEMKPSGNLSYLKVFMTIGMLILFIACINYMNLTTAKFMNRVREIGIRKTVGAGRKTLIVQFLFESFIYVFIAHVIAMFLVEFFLPSVNQLLDARLKVDYSNPALLISIGILILFTSLLSGSYPALFLSSLKPILIFQGNIKTGFVSVWIRKGLVIFQFAVSVGLIISVMLIYKQLNFMKNYPLGFDKEQKLVLRFPREVIGLNEYKQIKQEFLKIPQVNKSAFCSSIPGEWNYGWRTYLPGEENIRTFLVNYYQVDEDFTDLIDLQFIAGNSFKPGNQGSRINEMMINESALKTFGWSNAEEAIGKYIWNDRTRIVGVFKDFHFKGLQESVGPMGIYQMTDDFKLFVLDIKYADYLATLKQIETTYNSLMPNYPFEYFFLDQNFDKQYKSEEQMGQFLTVLSLLGIFIACIGLLGLASFMTQQRTKEIGIRKVNGASIPNILSLLVGSFSIWILVANIIAWPVSFYLLKKWLENFAYQTTFSWWIFALAGFISLILAICTVLYQSYIAAKSNPVDSLKSE; translated from the coding sequence ATGCTAAAATATTATCTCAAGATCACAGGTAGGAATATCATCCGCACCAAAGGATTTTTTATCATAAATATTTTGGGGTTGTCCATTGGAATTGCCTGTGCAATATTTATTTACCTATATGTTTATCAGGAATTTAGCTATGATAAATATTATCCCGACTATCAAAGAATCTACCGTGTAATCTCAAAAATCCAAACCAATACCCTTACCTATGAGCGAATTGCTGCATCGCCTCCACTGGCTAAAGTATTAAGGGAAGACTTTCCTCAGGTTGAGAAAGCCATACGATTCAGCAGGGGGCAAATGAAAACACCGGTGAGATTCAATGATTCAAAAGTAAACATCGACCGACCCCTCAGGGTGGATCAGGATTTCTTTGAATTATTTCCTCAAAAAATTGTGAAAGGGTTGACAAAGGACCAGGTAACCAGGCCCAGCACAGCTGTGATAACCGAAAACCTGGCAAAAATTCTGTTTGGAAACATTGATCCAATCGGTAAGGTTATTATCAATGATACCTTAAAATATGAAGTAACCGCAGTAATAGAGGATTGGCCTGATAACAGCCATATGAATCCCGATTTGATATGCTCATGGCATCCATCTCCTTTCATAAATACCGATATGCTCTGGATGGATGAAGGATGGGGCGGGCAATCGATGACTTATATCAAGCTCAGAGAAGGAACGGATGTCAGCGCTTTTGCTGAGACTCTTAAACCCCTGGAAGCAAAATACAATGTAGATCCACAAGATAGGGAAGGAATGAAACGTATAGTTTATCATTACCTGCAGCCTTTAAAAGACATTCATTTGCAATCGCATGATGAATTTGAAATGAAACCATCAGGAAATCTCTCCTACCTCAAAGTTTTCATGACTATTGGCATGTTGATATTATTCATTGCATGTATTAATTATATGAATCTCACCACTGCAAAATTTATGAATAGGGTTCGTGAAATCGGAATCCGTAAGACAGTTGGTGCCGGCAGAAAAACTTTGATCGTTCAGTTTCTTTTCGAATCTTTTATTTATGTTTTTATTGCACATGTGATCGCCATGTTTTTGGTTGAATTTTTTCTTCCGAGTGTAAATCAACTTCTTGATGCCCGATTAAAGGTGGATTATTCAAACCCTGCACTCCTCATTTCAATCGGAATTTTAATCCTTTTTACCAGTCTTCTGTCGGGTAGTTACCCTGCATTGTTTCTTTCATCTTTAAAGCCAATATTGATTTTTCAGGGAAACATCAAGACTGGTTTTGTATCTGTATGGATCAGGAAGGGACTGGTCATTTTTCAATTTGCAGTATCGGTAGGTCTTATTATTAGTGTGATGCTGATATATAAACAATTGAATTTCATGAAGAATTACCCGCTGGGCTTCGATAAAGAACAAAAGTTGGTTTTGAGATTTCCAAGAGAAGTAATCGGTTTAAATGAGTATAAACAAATTAAGCAGGAGTTTTTAAAAATACCCCAGGTGAATAAAAGCGCATTTTGTTCATCCATTCCCGGCGAATGGAACTATGGCTGGCGAACCTATTTGCCGGGAGAAGAAAATATTCGAACATTTCTGGTGAATTATTATCAGGTTGACGAAGATTTTACCGATTTGATTGATCTTCAATTTATCGCAGGAAATTCATTTAAGCCTGGTAATCAAGGTAGCAGAATAAATGAAATGATGATAAATGAGTCTGCATTAAAAACCTTTGGTTGGAGTAATGCTGAAGAAGCCATAGGGAAGTATATTTGGAACGATAGGACCAGAATCGTTGGGGTTTTTAAAGATTTTCATTTCAAAGGCTTGCAGGAAAGTGTTGGCCCGATGGGAATTTATCAAATGACAGATGATTTTAAATTGTTTGTCTTGGACATTAAATATGCTGATTATCTTGCAACATTAAAGCAAATTGAGACAACCTATAATAGCTTAATGCCCAACTATCCTTTTGAGTATTTCTTCCTTGATCAAAATTTTGATAAACAATATAAAAGTGAAGAACAAATGGGACAATTTCTTACCGTATTGTCATTACTTGGAATCTTTATCGCTTGTATTGGTTTATTAGGTTTAGCCTCATTTATGACTCAGCAAAGAACCAAAGAAATTGGCATTAGAAAAGTAAATGGTGCCAGTATCCCTAATATTTTATCACTCTTAGTAGGCAGTTTTTCAATATGGATATTGGTGGCAAATATAATTGCATGGCCCGTGTCGTTCTATCTTCTAAAAAAATGGTTGGAAAATTTTGCATATCAAACCACATTTAGTTGGTGGATATTTGCTCTTGCAGGATTTATTTCATTAATACTTGCTATTTGTACAGTTCTATATCAATCTTATATAGCTGCTAAATCAAATCCAGTGGATTCGTTAAAAAGTGAATAA
- a CDS encoding ABC transporter permease, giving the protein MLKYYLKIVSRNIVRTKEFFIINILGLSIGIACAFVVYLYADFELSYDKNIKDHKQIYRIITDDYQFGTSEPTHKAKCSLGLIPVIKNNYPQIEGLCYFTKLNDGSMSLHNELISSYNGVKADPNFFQLFAADFVYGNSNAIGEPNTCVVTKKIAERYFKNKNPLGEIFIYNDINYEIKGVINDWPINTHINFDFILSFEPHEYDLTMWAAFAYVYVKFKPKTDVRVFNNEIRDIYKSEMGAKFNPEYNKVFFIQALSDIHFNSSLSADVTVSGNSNRLYLYSFVGILILLIACINYMNLTTAKHVSRAKDIGIRKTIGANKSILFFQFLFESLIFTFIAHVIAIFLVEITLPYLNTLLQMSLKIDYLNMRVGMCIISLILVTTLISGTYPAFLLSSSKPDRILKRVVHIGSGSGTIRRMLVIFQFVISIILVITVLVIYKQMLFMKDYELGFDRDHKLIIQFPKNLINNDIQSGVKSQFMQIPNVKFCSFSSIIPGRPSQDVYMFFPGEGNTRAFPAIECLIDEDFCTTLKLVIVAGRDFHPDDRFISKGQYDCIINETAVKTLGFESPEESIGKRIFNNRSRIIGVVKDYHHEGLHEKIENLFFNFNNCCFEYLILDIGNSDHKQSIIATEKVFDNLFPNTQFEYFFLDQEFDKQYRSEELMAEIFTGLSGLGIFIGCLGLLGLTSFMAQCRTKEIGVRKVHGASILGIVMLLSKEFSKWVLLANIIAWPLAYYFLSRWLEKYAYHINISIWPFIMAGLITLVIANLTTIFQALKAAKANPVDALKCE; this is encoded by the coding sequence ATGCTAAAATATTATCTTAAAATCGTAAGTAGAAATATTGTTCGCACTAAAGAATTTTTTATCATAAATATTTTGGGGTTGTCCATTGGGATTGCCTGTGCCTTTGTAGTATACCTCTATGCAGACTTTGAATTGAGTTATGATAAAAACATTAAGGACCACAAACAAATATACCGTATCATAACTGATGACTATCAGTTTGGTACCAGTGAGCCAACCCATAAGGCCAAATGTTCTTTAGGATTAATCCCTGTTATAAAAAACAATTATCCTCAAATTGAAGGCTTATGTTATTTCACTAAATTAAATGATGGTTCCATGTCGTTACACAATGAATTAATCAGTAGTTATAATGGAGTAAAAGCTGACCCTAATTTTTTTCAATTATTTGCTGCTGATTTTGTTTATGGAAATAGTAATGCTATCGGTGAACCAAATACTTGTGTTGTCACAAAAAAAATTGCAGAGCGATATTTCAAAAATAAGAACCCTCTGGGTGAAATCTTTATTTATAATGATATCAACTATGAAATAAAGGGAGTGATTAATGATTGGCCTATAAACACTCATATTAATTTTGATTTTATTTTATCATTTGAACCTCATGAATATGATTTAACAATGTGGGCAGCATTTGCGTATGTCTACGTGAAATTTAAGCCCAAAACAGATGTAAGGGTTTTTAATAATGAAATCAGGGATATTTATAAATCGGAAATGGGTGCAAAATTTAATCCTGAGTATAACAAAGTATTCTTTATTCAGGCATTATCGGATATTCATTTTAATTCGAGTCTTTCTGCAGATGTAACAGTATCTGGAAATAGTAACCGACTATATCTGTATTCGTTTGTTGGGATTTTGATATTATTAATTGCATGTATTAATTATATGAACCTCACCACTGCAAAACATGTCAGCAGGGCAAAGGATATTGGAATCAGGAAAACAATAGGAGCAAATAAATCTATATTGTTTTTTCAGTTTTTATTCGAATCTTTAATTTTTACTTTTATTGCACATGTCATTGCCATTTTCTTGGTAGAGATCACCTTACCATATTTGAATACATTATTGCAAATGAGTTTGAAGATTGATTATTTGAATATGAGAGTTGGAATGTGTATTATTTCCTTGATTTTAGTTACCACACTAATCTCAGGTACTTATCCCGCTTTCCTTTTATCTTCTTCAAAACCTGATCGAATTCTTAAAAGGGTTGTACATATCGGATCAGGTTCAGGGACTATCAGGCGTATGCTCGTAATTTTTCAATTTGTAATATCTATTATTTTGGTAATTACAGTTCTCGTAATTTACAAACAAATGTTATTTATGAAAGATTATGAGTTGGGTTTTGACAGGGACCATAAGTTGATAATTCAATTTCCTAAGAATTTGATTAATAATGATATACAATCTGGCGTAAAGTCACAATTCATGCAAATACCCAATGTTAAATTCTGCTCTTTTTCTAGTATTATTCCTGGTAGGCCCAGTCAGGATGTCTATATGTTTTTTCCTGGAGAAGGCAATACCCGTGCGTTTCCTGCAATAGAATGTCTAATTGATGAAGATTTTTGTACTACTTTAAAGTTAGTAATTGTTGCAGGAAGGGATTTTCATCCTGATGATAGATTTATTAGTAAAGGTCAATATGACTGTATTATCAATGAAACAGCTGTAAAAACCCTTGGTTTTGAATCTCCAGAAGAATCGATTGGTAAAAGGATATTTAATAATCGATCAAGAATAATTGGAGTTGTAAAGGATTATCATCATGAAGGATTACACGAAAAGATCGAGAATTTATTTTTTAATTTCAATAATTGTTGTTTTGAGTATTTAATCCTGGATATTGGCAATTCTGATCATAAGCAAAGTATCATAGCGACTGAGAAAGTATTTGATAATCTGTTCCCAAATACCCAGTTTGAATACTTTTTCCTTGATCAGGAATTTGATAAACAATATAGATCGGAAGAACTAATGGCTGAAATATTTACCGGACTATCTGGCTTGGGAATTTTCATAGGTTGTCTCGGATTACTAGGTTTAACCTCCTTTATGGCTCAATGCCGAACCAAGGAAATTGGGGTGAGAAAAGTTCATGGTGCTTCCATCTTGGGTATTGTCATGTTGTTAAGCAAAGAGTTTTCGAAATGGGTGCTTTTGGCAAATATAATTGCATGGCCGTTGGCTTATTATTTTCTTTCAAGGTGGTTGGAAAAATATGCATATCACATTAATATAAGTATTTGGCCATTTATTATGGCCGGACTGATCACATTAGTTATTGCAAATTTAACCACAATTTTCCAGGCATTAAAAGCTGCAAAAGCAAACCCTGTAGATGCGTTGAAATGTGAATAA